The Palleronia sp. THAF1 genome contains the following window.
GTGGCCTATGATTTCCTTTTAGCGGTTTATACTGGCCGTGCGGTTGTCTCCGCCGGTCTTGGGTTGGTCAGGACAGGGGGAACGCGGATGATAAAAAGGGCCGGTAAAACCGACCCTGCCCACGTCCGGGATCGTTCCGCCCCTTCGACGGTGTGGCAGATACGCCAGCTCGCCTCGTTTGGCAAGCGCGGTGACGGGTGTCTGACCGTTTACGGGGTCCGCGGCTGATGGACCGTTCTTCTGCACGGCGCGAAGATAGCGACCCTAACCGCCACGACAGGCTACCGCCCCATCCAGCCGCCATCGACGGTCAGGATCTCTCCGTTCACGTAGTCCGACGCGGCGGAGCACAGGAAGACAGCAGGGCCACCAAAGTCGGCAGGCGTACCCCAACGGCCCGCAGGGATGCGCGACAGGATCGCGTCCGAGCGATCGGGGTCGTCCTGCAGCGCCTGCGTGTTGTCGGTGGCGACGTAGCCGGGCGCGATGGCGTTCACGTTCACGCCCTGCCCCGCCCATTCGTTCGACAGAGCCTTCGTCAGCTGCGCGATACCACCCTTGGACGCCGCGTAGCCCGGCACCGTTATTCCACCTTGGAACGACAGAAGCGAGGCGATGAAGACGATCTTGCCCTGCCCGCGCGCCAGCATCCCGCGCCCGATCTCTCGGCTTAGGACGAACTGGGCGGACAGGTTCACCTCTATCACCTCGTCCCACAGCGCATCGGGGTGCGTCGCCGCGGGTTCACGGCGAATGGTGCCCGCGTTGTTGATCAGGATGTCGGGAGTGGTGCCGTCTTCTTCTATCTTTCGCGCGAAGTCCGTCACCGCCGTGCGATCCGAGAAGTCGCACTGATGCGAGGTAAAACGGCGGCCCATCGCGGTGACCGCCTGCTCAACCTCGCTGCCCGCTTCTAGCGAAGCGCTGACGCCCACAATGTCCGCCCCTGCCGTCGCCAGAGCTTCGGCAATCGCACGCCCGATCCCCCGTTTGCAGCCGGTGACGAGCGCGGTCTTGCCGGTCAGATCGAATGGGTTGGTCATGGCGGTCTCCGGTTCAGTGACGATCAACGCGGGCGGGCGCTTCGGTTTGTGGCGTGCTGGGCGAGGCTATCGCTCATCCGCCCGACCAAACCGCCGCTACGGCACCTTCGGCGGCGGCGACGGCCTCTGCGATGCTCATCTCGGTCGTGTCGATCCTTATGGCGTCTTCAGCGGCGCGCATCGGCGCATCGGCGCGGCCCGCGTCGCGTTCGTCGCGGCGCTTCACATCGGCCAGAACCTCTTCCAGCGTGGTGTCATCGTCGAACTCGGCGTGGCGTCGCGCCGCGCGAACCTCGGCGGAGGCGGTCACGAACAGCTTCACCTCTGCTTCGGGGCAGATCACCGTTCCGATGTCGCGTCCGTCCAGAACCGCGCCGTCGCCCAGCCGCGCAAAGCGGCGTTGGAAGGCGACCAGAGCTGCACGGACTTCGGGGATTGCGGCGACCTTGCTGGCGGCTTCGGCCACATCGGCAGAGCGGAGGCCATCGGTCTGCAAATCGTCTGGCATCAGGGCTGTTGCCGCAGCCACCGCGTCTTCACCGTTCAACACCCGCCGCCCGGTCGCGCGATACAAAAGCCCGGTGTCCAGATGACGGAACCCGAACCGCTGCGCGACGGCGCGGCTGATCGTGCCCTTGCCGGACGCTGCCGGACCGTCGATGGCGACGGTGAAGGCCATCAGGTGTCCGATTGCTCGAAATGGGGCAGCCGGTCGTCCAGCTCGTAGTAGTCACCCTTGTTGGCGACGTAGATGTGACGGTCCAGTTCCAGCCCCGTGGGTCCGTCCAACGTGCCCGCCATGATCGACAGTTCGTCACCGCCACCGTCCCAGAACAGGTTCGACCCGCAATCCGGGCAGAAGCCACGCTTCGCTGTATCCGAGGACTGATACCAGCGCACTTCGCCCTCGATCTCGACCTGCGCCTTGGGGGCGGATGTCGCGGCAACGTAGTGCCCCGACGTGCGCCGACACTGCTGGCAATGGCAGCCAGAGACCGGACGCAACGGGCCGGTGACGCGGTAAGAGACTTCGGAACACAGGCATCCCCCGGTCGTGGACAGGTGTTCTTTGTCGACGTCGAACATATCGGACATATGGCTTCCCTTTGGCTTTCGATGACACCTAGAGCGCGTAGGCGCGGCGTCAGGCGTTCGGACGGGTGAAGGTGGCGCCAAGATCGCCCATCAGCCGCTCGAAGATCGGGAACGATGTGGCGATGGGTGTGGCGTCGTCCACCATGACGGGCTTGGCGCTGGCCATGCCGAGGCATAGGAACGCCATGGCGATGCGGTGGTCCAGACGCGCGGCGACGGTCGCCCCGCCGGGCACACCGCCAGCACCCATGCCGGTAACTTTCCACCAGTCTTCGCCGTCTTCGACCGTCACTCCACACGCGCGCAAACCTTGCGCCATCGCGTCGATCCGGTCCGACTCCTTCACGCGCAGTTCCGCCACGCCGGGCATGTCGGTCACGCCTTCGGCGAAGGCCGCGACGACCGACAGGATGGGATACTCGTCGATCATCGAGGCGGCGCGTTCGGGGGGCACGCGGATGCCCTTCATATCGGGACTGAACCGCGCACGCAGGTCGGCGGCGGGCTCTCCGCCCTCTTCGCGCTCGTTCTCATAGGTCAGGTCTGCGCCCATCTCGCGCAGGGTCTCGAACAGGCCCGCGCGGGTGGGGTTGAGGCCGATGTTCGGGACCAGCACGTCAGAACCTTCGACGATTAGCGCGGCGCACACGGGGAAGGCTGCGGAGGATGGATCGCGCGGCACGGCGATGGTCTGGGGCGTCAGTTCCGGTCGGCCTTGCAGGGTGATAACGCGGCCCTCGTCGGTGACGTCCGTACTGATCGTCGCGCCGAAGCCGGACAGCATCCGCTCGGAATGGTCACGGGTGGCTTCGCGTTCCATCACGACGGTTTCGCCCGGCGCGTTGAGGCCCGCCAGAAGCACGGCGGATTTCACCTGAGCGGAGGGCACGGGCGTGGCGTAGCGCACCGGAACAGGGTCTGCCGCACCGACCAAGGTCAGCGGCAGCCGCCCACCGGACCGGCCCACGGCCTGCGCCCCGAACAGGGCCAACGGATCAGTCACGCGCGCCATGGGGCGACCGTTTAGAGAGGCGTCGCCGGTGAAGGTCGTCGCGAAGGGGTACGTCGCGACCGCGCCCATGAGCAGGCGCACACCGGTGCCGGAGTTGCCGCAGTCAATCACGCCGTCGGGTTCCGAAAAGCCACCGACGCCGACACCGTGGACGGACCACGCGCCGCCGCCGTGGCTGACGACATCGGCCCCCAGCGCGGCCATGGCGCGGCCCGTGTCCAGCACGTCCTGCCCTTCCAGCAAGCCGGTGATCTTCGTCTCACCCACCGCCATCGCGCCAAGGATCAGCGCGCGGTGGCTGATCGACTTGTCGCCGGGAACATGCGCCTCGCCGCGCAGCGGGTTGCCCTTGCGGGAGGAAAGCGGAACGGGATCGCCGTGGCCGGACATGGAAGACACCTCGCCTGTGATCGGGTCGAGGCGGTGCTGGCACGCGGCGCTTTTGCGCGCAAGATCAGATCGCGGCCAGAAGCGGCAGCAGAACGAAGATGAACAGGATGAACGGAGCGAAGGAATAGCGTTTCATGGGACCGGACCGGGCACTGTTGACGATGCCCTGATACGTGAATGTCGCCCGCTTCCGGCATGAAATCTGAGAACAATTCGCCCGATGCGCGACCTTCCGCCAAACGGCCTGAGGGCGCGCCGATTTTCCGCCGATCAGCGGCGGCGGAAGGTCAGGTAGTGCGGCACGCGGCCTTCGCGCAGAGCCTTCTGCTCGTAGCGTGTCGACAGCCAATCGCCCCACGGCTTGCGCCAGTCGGCGGGACGTTCGGCCAGCCAGTCGAAGCCCGCGTCCGGCACCTCTTCCAGCGTCTGGCGCACGTAGTCGGGAATGTCGGTCGCGACGCGAAAGATCGCGCCGGGTTTTAGAACGCGCGCGAGCGGTTGCAGGTGTTCTTGCGTCACGAAGCGGCGGCGGTGGTGACGGGCCTTGGGCCATGGGTCGGGATACAGCAGGAAGGCGCGGGAGATGGACGCCTCTGGCAACACATCGAACAGGTCGCGCACGTCGCCGGGATGGATACGGATGTTGTCGGTGCCTGCGTCACGGATCTTGCCCAGCAGCATCGCGACGCCGTTGATGTAGGGTTCGGCCCCGATGATGCCCACGTCCGGGTTCCCGGCGGCTTGATGCACCAGATGCTCGCCACCGCCGAAGCCGATCTCCAGCCACGTGTCGCGCCCTTGGAACAGGGTGTCCAAGTCCAGCGGAGTGCGGTCCGGGTTCTCGTCCCACTCTACCGGACCGGGCGACAGGGCGTCGAGGTCCTGCTCAAGGTAACGCTCGTGGCTGGCCTTCAGGTTGTGACCCTTGCGGCGACCGTAAAAATTGCGCCACGGCGCAGAGGGGGGCTTTTCCGACATGGGCCGCGCAATAAGTCAGGTGGGAACGGGGTGCAACGCAGGAGCGCGTTTGATGAGTGATGTGAATTGGGCCGAACTGCCCCAGCCGGAAGACGACGGCGCGGCGGATCACGTGAAGGGGCTTGTTCTGCCGGACTGGCCGCTGCCGTCGACCGACGGAGCCGATATTTCCATGGGCGTGCAGACGGGCCGGATCGTGGTGTTTTGCTACCCGATGACGGGTCGTCCCGACCATGACCTGCCGGACGGCTGGAACGAGATCCCCGGCGCGCGCGGTTGCTCGCCGCAAGCCTGTTCGTACCGCGATCTGTCGGAAGACCTGAAAGCCGCCGGGGTGGATCGGATCTTCGGGCTGTCGACGCAGCACACCGACTGGCAGGCCGAGGCGAAAGAGCGGTTGGGACTGCCCTACCCGCTGCTGTCCGACCACGGGGCAGAGATGGCAGAGGAACTGGACCTGCCGCGGTTCGAGGTGGACGGGACGGTTCTTTTGAAGCGAATGACGATGATCGTCGATGGCGGCACGGTGACCGCGGTACACTACCCTGTGTTCCCGCCGGATCAGGATGCCCAGTGGGTGCTGGACCAGCTGCGTTGAAGCCTACGTCTCGCGGTTTGCTGGGTGCGGCAGGTATTTGAAGAACGGTGAACTGGAGGGCGGCGCGCGTCAGGGGAGAAACTGCTTTTCCATGTCGACGCGGTGGAAACGGTCGGTCTGGTGGCGGCCCGTTTCGATGAAGCCGGCCTTGCGGTAGATCGCGATGTTTCGGGTCATGGCGACGTTGGTGTAAAGGCGCAGGGTCTTGTGCCCTTTGTCACGCGCGGTGCGTTCGGCGTGAGCAAGGATCGCCCGACCAAGCCCCTTGCCCTGAGCATTCGGCGCGATGGCGATGTTGTCGATCATCAGGGCGGGCGGCTGGTCGATCAGGATCGCAATACCAAGGATTGCGCCACCATCGTCCAGCACGAAAGCCTCGCCTGCGGCGATGCGGGACGCGTAGTCCTCTGACATCGGTGCGGGAGGCCTGCCGATCAACGGGATGTAGGGGGCATAGGCCGCGTCCACGATTGCCTTGATCGCAGACAGATCGGCGGGGGTGGCCGGGCGCAGCATTGCTGCCGCGCCCGACAAGGATCAGACCGCTTTCTTCAGCGCGTCGGCGATGTCCGTCTTCTCCCATGAGAAGCCGCCGTCCGCCTCGGGCGCGCGACCGAAGTGGCCGTAAGCGGCGGTGCGTTGGTAGATCGGCTTGTTCAGGCCCAGATGCGTGCGGATGCCGCGCGGCGTGAGGTCCATGGTGGCAGCAACGGCGCGCTCGATCTCTTCCTCGTGGACCTCGCCCGTACCGTAGGTGTCGGCGTAGATCGACAGGGGCTTCGAGACGCCGATGGCGTAGCTCAGCTGAATGCAGCAGCGCTTAGCCAGACCGGCGGCGACCACGTTCTTCGCCAAGTAGCGGGCGGCGTAGGCGGCGGAGCGGTCCACCTTGGTGGGATCCTTGCCGGAGAATGCGCCGCCTCCGTGGGGGGCCGCGCCGCCATAGGTATCCACGATGATCTTGCGGCCTGTCAGACCTGCGTCGCCGTCCGGCCCGCCGATCACGAAGACGCCGGTGGGGTTCACCCACCATTCGGTGGCGTCGGTCAGCCAGCCGTCGGGCAGGACTTCGCGGATGTAGGGCTCGACGATGGCGCGGATGTCATCGCTGGTCTGGGACTCGTCGCGGTGTTGGGTGGACAGCACGATAGAGGTCACCTCGACCGGCTTGCCGTCCTCGTAGCGCAGGCTGATCTGGGACTTGGCGTCGGGGCCAAGCGTCGGTTCCGTGCCGTCTTTGCGGACCTCTGCCAAACGCCGCAGGATCTGGTGGGCGTAGTGGATCGGCGCGGGCATGAGTTCGGGCGTATCTTCGACCGCGTAGCCGAACATGATGCCTTGATCGCCAGCACCTTCGTCCTTGTCGCCGTCTTCATCAACGCCCTGCGCGATGTGCGCGGACTGCGGGTGCAGCAGATTGTCGACCTGGCAGGTGTTCCAGTGGAACTTGTCCTGCTCGTAACCGATGTCCTTAATGCAATCGCGGGCGATCTGTTCGACCTTGCCCAGGTATTCGTCCAGCTTGCTTTTGTCGGTCAGGCCGACTTCGCCGCCGATGACGACGCGGTTGGTCGTGGCGAAGGTTTCGCAAGCGACGCGGGCTTCGGGCTGCTCGCCCAGGAACGCGTCAAGAACGGCGTCCGAGATACGGTCGCAGACCTTATCGGGGTGGCCCTCGGACACTGATTCCGAGGTGAAAATGTAGTTTTGACGCGGCATGGGGACGTGCTCCGTTGAATCCAAATCGGCGCGCACGCCAGGAAGCCGTTGTGCGCTTGACGCCGCGACGTAGCGGGGTGCGGCGTTCCGATCAAGGCGTTTCGCGCGAACGGGTCCAACCGAGCAAAAGACACAGCAAGATTGCCACGAACGCGGGCCAATCACCAAACCGCGCGTAGATCGTTGCCGGGGCGGCCGAGGGAAGCGGCACGTCAAGATGGCCCGCCAAGCCCAGCGGCAGCGATTGCAGAACCCGCCCCCGCGCGTCGATCACTGCCGAGATACCAGTGTTTGCCGACCGTATCATCGGCAGACCTTGTTCGATCGCGCGCATCCGGGCCTGCGCAAGGTGCTGTTGCGGGCCGGCAAAGGTGCCAAACCACGCGTCGTTGGTGATCTGAAGCAACCAATCGGGCCGCGCGGTCGCGCCGACCTCTTCTGGGAAAATCGCCTCATAGCAGATCAGCGGCAGTGCGCGGCCCAGCGGACCAAGGTCGATCAGGCGCGGGCCGGGTCCGGGGGAGTAGCCGAAGCTGGATTGCGCCAGCCCCCGGATGCCGAAGCGGGCGAAGAAATCGCCCATCGGGAAAAACTCGCCGAACGGGACGAGGTGATGCTTGTCGTAAACCTCGGCAATGGTGCCGCCCGCGCCCACGACGATCATTGTGTTGAAATAGCGGTCGCCTTCGGCGCGCTGGGTGCCGACCGCGATGGGGATGCCGCGTGCGGCGTTGGCGAGGCGCTGCAGGACGGGATGGCCCGGCTCGATCAGGTAAGGAACGGAGGTTTCGGGCCAAACGATCAGGTCAGGTGTGCCGGGGGCGGCGGTGATGCCCAGCGCGCGGTCGAAATGTGCGGCCCCGATCTCGGCGGCCCACTTCTCGTTCTGCGGCACGTTCGGTTGGACGATGCGGATGGTGGGCGCGCCGTCGGGGATCGCAGGGGCAGGCCCCCGCAGACTGCCCGCGCCGATGGGAAGAAGCCACAGGACCAGAAGCGCCGGGATCGCGGGCCAGCGCGGGCCGATGGCGGCAAGCGCAGCCCCCAGCAGAAGCGTCAGAAGCGACAGGCCGAACGGCCCGGTGACGGACGCGATCTGAGCGGCAGGCGTGTCGGCCCAGATGTAGGCGGGCAAGGCCCAGGGGAAGCCGGTCAGGATCAGTGAGCGTGTCGCCTCGACCGCCGCCAGCGCGCCCGCGAAGGCCACTGCGCCGCGCCAGCCGGGGCGGGCAAAGCGGCGTGCGACCCAGAAGGCGAGCGCCCAGAACAGCGCGAAGCCGGTTGCGGTAAAGAACAAGCCGAAGGGGGCCATCCAACCGTAGGTGTCGGCGTCCACAAGGAACGGTTCGACGATCCAGTGCAACGCGGCGGCGAAATAGGCGGTGCCCGCGATGAAGCCGATCCAGCCCGCACGGCGCGGCGTGGCAGAGCCGAGGCACAGCCAGCCTGCGAGTCCGAACCCCGCCAGCGCCAACGGCACCAGTGACAAGGGCACCTGACCCGACGCCGCCGCCAATCCGGCCAGCACCGCCAACAGGCGGCGGCGTGTTTCAGTCATGCTTGGTCGTGTCCGGGCAGACGCACCCGCAACCGCTTGAGGCGTCGGGGGTCGGCATCCACAACCTCGAACTCGGCGCCGGAGGGGTGTGGGATGACCTCTCCGCGGGCGGGCACGCGACCGGTGTGGACGACGATCAGACCGCCCAGCGTGTCGATCTCTTCCTCTTCCTCGGGGTCGCTCAGTCCCATCTCGACGGCTTCTTCAAAAGCGTTGAGCGGCGTGCGGGCCTGCGCGATCCAGATGCCGGGCTTTTCCTCGGAGAAGAGCTTATCCTCGTCCTCGTCATGCTCATCCTCGATCTGGCCGATGACCTGTTCTATCAGGTCCTCGATGGTGACCAGACCGTCCACGCCGCCGTATTCGTCGATCACCAGCGCCATATGCGTGCGTTCCGACTGCATGCGTTGCAGCAGAACGCCGATGGGCATGGAGGGCGGCGCGTAGATCAACGGGCGCATCATCGCGGTCAGGTCGAAGTCCTGCTCGTTGCCGAACCCGTGTTTCAGCGTGAAATCCTTGAGGTGAACCATGCCCTTGGGGTGGTCGAGCGTGCCGTCGTAGACGGGGATGCGCGTGACGCCGGTGTCGCGGAAGGTCTCGACCAGATCGTCGATGGAGATGTCCAAGGGCACCGCCGTAATTTCGACCGAGGGGATCGCCACGTCTTCGACGCGCATGCGCGATAGGTTCAGAAGGCCGGGTGGCGTGCGCTGAAAGCTCTGCTCCTCGGTCGCGTCGTCTGCCTCCTCGCCGTTCGAGAATGCCTCGAAGATGCGTCCGAAAAATCCGCGTTCGGGACTGTCGCCCTCGTCTTCGCCGGTGCCGTTCTCGGGCCCCGATCCGCCGTCCTGATGAGACATGTTGCCTTTCCGTCTGTCCGGGCGCGATTCGGCCCTAGCGGTTATATGGGTCGGGAAGGCCCAGTTTGCCAAGGATTTCGACCTCCAGCCCTTCCATCAGCGCGGCATCGCCGTCGCGTTCGTGGTCAAAGCCCAGCAAATGCAGCGTGGCGTGGACGATCAGGTGGGTGGTGTGGTCGGCCATCGAGATGCCCGCCGCGTCAGCCTCGGACGCTGTGACACCGTAGGCGATGGCGATATCGCCCAATTCCAGATCGTCGGGTGTGTCGGGGATGCCGCCGTCCTTTTCGGCGCCGCGTTCCTCCGACGGCCACGACAGGACGTTCGTGGGGCGTGGCTTGCCCCGAAAATCGGCG
Protein-coding sequences here:
- a CDS encoding SDR family oxidoreductase — protein: MTNPFDLTGKTALVTGCKRGIGRAIAEALATAGADIVGVSASLEAGSEVEQAVTAMGRRFTSHQCDFSDRTAVTDFARKIEEDGTTPDILINNAGTIRREPAATHPDALWDEVIEVNLSAQFVLSREIGRGMLARGQGKIVFIASLLSFQGGITVPGYAASKGGIAQLTKALSNEWAGQGVNVNAIAPGYVATDNTQALQDDPDRSDAILSRIPAGRWGTPADFGGPAVFLCSAASDYVNGEILTVDGGWMGR
- a CDS encoding (d)CMP kinase yields the protein MAFTVAIDGPAASGKGTISRAVAQRFGFRHLDTGLLYRATGRRVLNGEDAVAAATALMPDDLQTDGLRSADVAEAASKVAAIPEVRAALVAFQRRFARLGDGAVLDGRDIGTVICPEAEVKLFVTASAEVRAARRHAEFDDDTTLEEVLADVKRRDERDAGRADAPMRAAEDAIRIDTTEMSIAEAVAAAEGAVAAVWSGG
- a CDS encoding GFA family protein gives rise to the protein MSDMFDVDKEHLSTTGGCLCSEVSYRVTGPLRPVSGCHCQQCRRTSGHYVAATSAPKAQVEIEGEVRWYQSSDTAKRGFCPDCGSNLFWDGGGDELSIMAGTLDGPTGLELDRHIYVANKGDYYELDDRLPHFEQSDT
- the aroA gene encoding 3-phosphoshikimate 1-carboxyvinyltransferase, giving the protein MSGHGDPVPLSSRKGNPLRGEAHVPGDKSISHRALILGAMAVGETKITGLLEGQDVLDTGRAMAALGADVVSHGGGAWSVHGVGVGGFSEPDGVIDCGNSGTGVRLLMGAVATYPFATTFTGDASLNGRPMARVTDPLALFGAQAVGRSGGRLPLTLVGAADPVPVRYATPVPSAQVKSAVLLAGLNAPGETVVMEREATRDHSERMLSGFGATISTDVTDEGRVITLQGRPELTPQTIAVPRDPSSAAFPVCAALIVEGSDVLVPNIGLNPTRAGLFETLREMGADLTYENEREEGGEPAADLRARFSPDMKGIRVPPERAASMIDEYPILSVVAAFAEGVTDMPGVAELRVKESDRIDAMAQGLRACGVTVEDGEDWWKVTGMGAGGVPGGATVAARLDHRIAMAFLCLGMASAKPVMVDDATPIATSFPIFERLMGDLGATFTRPNA
- the trmB gene encoding tRNA (guanine(46)-N(7))-methyltransferase TrmB; its protein translation is MSEKPPSAPWRNFYGRRKGHNLKASHERYLEQDLDALSPGPVEWDENPDRTPLDLDTLFQGRDTWLEIGFGGGEHLVHQAAGNPDVGIIGAEPYINGVAMLLGKIRDAGTDNIRIHPGDVRDLFDVLPEASISRAFLLYPDPWPKARHHRRRFVTQEHLQPLARVLKPGAIFRVATDIPDYVRQTLEEVPDAGFDWLAERPADWRKPWGDWLSTRYEQKALREGRVPHYLTFRRR
- a CDS encoding peroxiredoxin, whose translation is MSDVNWAELPQPEDDGAADHVKGLVLPDWPLPSTDGADISMGVQTGRIVVFCYPMTGRPDHDLPDGWNEIPGARGCSPQACSYRDLSEDLKAAGVDRIFGLSTQHTDWQAEAKERLGLPYPLLSDHGAEMAEELDLPRFEVDGTVLLKRMTMIVDGGTVTAVHYPVFPPDQDAQWVLDQLR
- a CDS encoding GNAT family N-acetyltransferase, encoding MLRPATPADLSAIKAIVDAAYAPYIPLIGRPPAPMSEDYASRIAAGEAFVLDDGGAILGIAILIDQPPALMIDNIAIAPNAQGKGLGRAILAHAERTARDKGHKTLRLYTNVAMTRNIAIYRKAGFIETGRHQTDRFHRVDMEKQFLP
- the metK gene encoding methionine adenosyltransferase, whose product is MPRQNYIFTSESVSEGHPDKVCDRISDAVLDAFLGEQPEARVACETFATTNRVVIGGEVGLTDKSKLDEYLGKVEQIARDCIKDIGYEQDKFHWNTCQVDNLLHPQSAHIAQGVDEDGDKDEGAGDQGIMFGYAVEDTPELMPAPIHYAHQILRRLAEVRKDGTEPTLGPDAKSQISLRYEDGKPVEVTSIVLSTQHRDESQTSDDIRAIVEPYIREVLPDGWLTDATEWWVNPTGVFVIGGPDGDAGLTGRKIIVDTYGGAAPHGGGAFSGKDPTKVDRSAAYAARYLAKNVVAAGLAKRCCIQLSYAIGVSKPLSIYADTYGTGEVHEEEIERAVAATMDLTPRGIRTHLGLNKPIYQRTAAYGHFGRAPEADGGFSWEKTDIADALKKAV
- the lnt gene encoding apolipoprotein N-acyltransferase, producing MTETRRRLLAVLAGLAAASGQVPLSLVPLALAGFGLAGWLCLGSATPRRAGWIGFIAGTAYFAAALHWIVEPFLVDADTYGWMAPFGLFFTATGFALFWALAFWVARRFARPGWRGAVAFAGALAAVEATRSLILTGFPWALPAYIWADTPAAQIASVTGPFGLSLLTLLLGAALAAIGPRWPAIPALLVLWLLPIGAGSLRGPAPAIPDGAPTIRIVQPNVPQNEKWAAEIGAAHFDRALGITAAPGTPDLIVWPETSVPYLIEPGHPVLQRLANAARGIPIAVGTQRAEGDRYFNTMIVVGAGGTIAEVYDKHHLVPFGEFFPMGDFFARFGIRGLAQSSFGYSPGPGPRLIDLGPLGRALPLICYEAIFPEEVGATARPDWLLQITNDAWFGTFAGPQQHLAQARMRAIEQGLPMIRSANTGISAVIDARGRVLQSLPLGLAGHLDVPLPSAAPATIYARFGDWPAFVAILLCLLLGWTRSRETP
- a CDS encoding CBS domain-containing protein — protein: MSHQDGGSGPENGTGEDEGDSPERGFFGRIFEAFSNGEEADDATEEQSFQRTPPGLLNLSRMRVEDVAIPSVEITAVPLDISIDDLVETFRDTGVTRIPVYDGTLDHPKGMVHLKDFTLKHGFGNEQDFDLTAMMRPLIYAPPSMPIGVLLQRMQSERTHMALVIDEYGGVDGLVTIEDLIEQVIGQIEDEHDEDEDKLFSEEKPGIWIAQARTPLNAFEEAVEMGLSDPEEEEEIDTLGGLIVVHTGRVPARGEVIPHPSGAEFEVVDADPRRLKRLRVRLPGHDQA
- the ybeY gene encoding rRNA maturation RNase YbeY, coding for MSEIDVLIEDAAWNVLDLEALCVRAVNATLAYRGVADAEVAILACNDARIATLNADFRGKPRPTNVLSWPSEERGAEKDGGIPDTPDDLELGDIAIAYGVTASEADAAGISMADHTTHLIVHATLHLLGFDHERDGDAALMEGLEVEILGKLGLPDPYNR